A section of the Streptomyces sp. SCL15-4 genome encodes:
- a CDS encoding HU family DNA-binding protein: MNKAQLVEAIADKLGGRQQAADAVDHVLDAIVRAVVAGERVSVTGFGSFEKVDRPARYARNPQTGERVRVKKTSVPRFRAGQGFKDLVSGSKKLPRGGEVAVKKAPKGSLSGPPPTIAKAAGKKAAAKKTTTAAAKKTTAKKATPAKKTTTAAAKKTTAKKAPATKTAATAKTATAKKTTAKKAPAAKKAPAKKVTAKKAPAKKSTARKTTAKKTTARKATS; the protein is encoded by the coding sequence GTGAACAAGGCGCAGCTCGTAGAAGCGATTGCCGACAAGTTGGGCGGCCGCCAGCAGGCCGCCGATGCTGTCGATCATGTCCTGGACGCCATCGTCCGCGCGGTCGTCGCGGGCGAGCGGGTCTCGGTCACCGGTTTCGGGTCCTTCGAGAAGGTGGACCGCCCCGCCCGTTACGCCCGCAATCCCCAGACCGGCGAGCGGGTTCGCGTCAAGAAGACCTCCGTGCCGCGCTTCCGCGCCGGTCAGGGCTTCAAGGACCTGGTGAGCGGCTCCAAGAAGCTTCCGCGGGGCGGCGAGGTCGCCGTGAAGAAGGCGCCGAAGGGCAGCCTGTCCGGCCCGCCGCCCACCATCGCCAAGGCCGCCGGCAAGAAGGCCGCCGCCAAGAAGACGACGACCGCCGCCGCCAAGAAGACCACGGCGAAGAAGGCGACGCCGGCGAAGAAGACGACGACGGCCGCCGCGAAGAAGACCACGGCGAAGAAGGCTCCCGCCACGAAGACCGCGGCGACCGCCAAGACCGCCACCGCGAAGAAGACCACCGCCAAGAAGGCGCCGGCCGCGAAGAAGGCCCCGGCGAAGAAGGTCACCGCGAAGAAGGCCCCGGCCAAGAAGTCGACGGCCCGCAAGACCACCGCCAAGAAGACCACCGCCCGCAAGGCGACGTCGTAA